One region of Agrobacterium tumefaciens genomic DNA includes:
- a CDS encoding DMT family protein: protein MPFSISPAHIWPVLMLIVSNVFMTFAWYGHLKHKGSALFLAIVASWGIAFFEYMLAVPANRMGSEVYSTAQLKTIQEVITLAVFALFSVFWLKESITINHVIGFALIAFGASFIFRS, encoded by the coding sequence ATGCCGTTCTCGATCAGCCCTGCCCACATCTGGCCTGTCCTGATGCTCATCGTCTCCAATGTTTTCATGACTTTCGCCTGGTATGGGCATCTCAAGCACAAGGGCAGCGCACTCTTCCTTGCGATTGTTGCAAGCTGGGGCATCGCTTTCTTCGAATACATGCTCGCAGTCCCCGCGAACCGCATGGGATCGGAGGTCTATTCGACCGCGCAGCTCAAGACCATTCAGGAAGTTATCACGCTTGCGGTCTTTGCGCTGTTCTCGGTCTTCTGGCTGAAGGAAAGCATCACGATCAACCACGTGATCGGTTTTGCGCTCATCGCTTTCGGCGCTTCCTTCATCTTCCGCTCCTGA
- the uvrB gene encoding excinuclease ABC subunit UvrB encodes MARSPKNSKPSNSGFEEAPQSSFEGAPLSGSVADWVKQLEAEAEAGSVETQREVASKAGKHRKKIEIEARKEAEKAANKTAKNTTASKTARGVSIGASSDPKTRAAAGLNPVAGMDVSLEEAANLAPGAVTATVEALSALIESGNPLFKDGKMWTPHRPARPPKSEGGVTIRMDSEYQPAGDQPTAIADLVEGINSGERSQVLLGVTGSGKTFTMAKVIEATQRPAVILAPNKTLAAQLYSEFKNFFPDNAVEYFVSYYDYYQPEAYVPRSDTFIEKESSINEQIDRMRHSATRSLLERDDCIIVASVSCIYGIGSVETYTAMTFQMQVGDGLDQRQLLADLVAQQYKRRDMDFQRGSFRVRGDTIEIFPAHLEDAAWRISMFGDEIDSITEFDPLTGQKTGDLQSVKIYANSHYVTPRPTLNGAIKSIKEELRVRLAELEKAGRLLEAQRLEQRTRYDIEMLEATGSCAGIENYSRYLTGRNPGEPPPTLFEYIPDNALLFIDESHVSVSQIGGMYRGDFRRKATLAEYGFRLPSCMDNRPLRFEEWDAMRPLTVAVSATPGSWEMEQAGGVFAEQVIRPTGLIDPPVEVRSARSQVDDVLGEIRETAAKGYRTLCTVLTKRMAEDLTEYLHEQGVRVRYMHSDIDTLERIEIIRDLRLGAFDVLVGINLLREGLDIPECGFVAILDADKEGFLRSETSLIQTIGRAARNVDGKVILYADNITGSMKRAMEETSRRREKQMAYNAEHGITPESVKAKISDILDSVYERDHVRADISGVSGKGFADGGHLVGNNLQSHLNALEKSMRDAAADLDFEKAARLRDEIKRLKATELAVMDDPMAKEEAKSLEGGGRSKKKETSARNGSISPLAGDISGGTEDGAASANESGKSLFAKPSLDEMGPGSDTGKPLFRRNTLDEMTVGRTEKPVRGEVPGKPETETGKRFSPLMEGQPERTKDDPRPLVRGKIGAGSYEDAGEQKRKSRTKGKTGRPGR; translated from the coding sequence ATGGCCAGATCACCCAAAAATTCCAAACCCTCGAATTCCGGCTTCGAGGAAGCTCCGCAATCGTCGTTCGAAGGCGCGCCGCTCAGCGGCAGCGTTGCCGATTGGGTAAAGCAGCTCGAGGCGGAAGCCGAAGCCGGCTCGGTGGAAACCCAGCGCGAAGTCGCCTCGAAAGCTGGCAAGCACCGCAAGAAGATCGAGATCGAAGCGCGCAAGGAAGCGGAAAAAGCGGCCAACAAAACGGCTAAAAACACCACGGCTTCCAAGACAGCGCGCGGCGTTTCCATCGGCGCGTCGAGCGATCCAAAAACCCGCGCCGCCGCCGGTCTCAATCCAGTGGCTGGCATGGACGTTTCCCTGGAGGAGGCGGCCAATCTCGCACCGGGTGCCGTCACCGCCACCGTCGAGGCGCTATCGGCGCTTATCGAGAGCGGCAATCCGCTGTTCAAGGACGGCAAGATGTGGACGCCGCACCGGCCGGCCCGTCCGCCGAAATCCGAAGGCGGCGTTACAATCCGCATGGACTCGGAGTATCAACCGGCAGGCGACCAGCCGACGGCGATTGCCGATCTCGTGGAAGGCATCAATTCCGGCGAGCGCAGCCAGGTCCTGCTCGGCGTCACCGGCTCCGGCAAAACCTTCACCATGGCCAAGGTGATCGAGGCAACCCAGCGCCCGGCCGTCATCCTTGCGCCCAACAAGACGCTGGCCGCGCAGCTCTATTCCGAGTTCAAGAACTTCTTCCCCGACAATGCGGTAGAGTACTTCGTCTCATATTACGATTATTATCAGCCGGAAGCCTATGTGCCGCGCTCCGACACCTTCATAGAGAAGGAATCCTCGATCAACGAACAGATCGACCGGATGCGTCACTCCGCGACCCGCTCGCTGCTGGAACGCGACGACTGCATCATCGTCGCTTCGGTTTCCTGCATCTATGGTATTGGCTCGGTGGAAACCTATACCGCCATGACCTTCCAGATGCAGGTGGGCGACGGGCTGGACCAGCGCCAGCTTCTGGCCGACCTTGTGGCCCAGCAATACAAGCGCCGCGACATGGATTTCCAGCGCGGCTCTTTCCGCGTGCGCGGCGATACCATCGAAATCTTCCCTGCCCACCTTGAGGATGCCGCCTGGCGCATCTCGATGTTCGGCGACGAAATCGATTCCATTACCGAATTCGACCCGCTGACCGGCCAGAAAACCGGCGATCTGCAATCCGTCAAGATCTACGCCAATTCGCACTATGTCACCCCGCGCCCGACGCTGAACGGCGCGATCAAGTCGATCAAGGAAGAGCTGAGGGTCCGCCTCGCCGAGTTGGAAAAGGCGGGACGCCTGCTGGAAGCCCAGCGGCTGGAACAGCGCACACGTTACGACATCGAAATGCTGGAGGCGACCGGCTCCTGCGCCGGTATCGAAAACTATTCGCGTTATCTCACCGGCCGCAATCCCGGTGAGCCGCCGCCGACGCTGTTTGAATATATCCCTGATAATGCGCTGCTTTTTATTGACGAAAGCCACGTATCGGTTAGCCAGATCGGTGGCATGTATCGCGGCGACTTCAGGCGCAAGGCGACGCTGGCCGAATATGGCTTCCGCCTTCCCTCCTGCATGGATAACCGGCCGTTGCGCTTTGAGGAATGGGATGCGATGCGGCCGCTGACGGTCGCGGTTTCGGCCACCCCTGGCTCGTGGGAAATGGAACAGGCAGGCGGCGTCTTCGCCGAACAGGTCATCCGCCCGACAGGACTCATCGATCCGCCGGTCGAGGTGCGCTCAGCCCGCAGCCAGGTGGACGATGTTCTCGGCGAAATTCGCGAGACCGCCGCTAAGGGTTACCGTACGCTCTGCACCGTGCTGACCAAGCGCATGGCTGAAGACCTGACCGAATATCTGCACGAACAGGGCGTTCGCGTGCGTTACATGCACTCGGATATCGACACGCTGGAACGCATCGAGATCATCCGCGACCTGCGCCTTGGTGCCTTCGACGTGCTTGTCGGTATCAACCTTCTGCGCGAAGGCCTCGATATTCCAGAATGCGGTTTCGTCGCGATCCTCGATGCCGACAAGGAAGGCTTCCTCCGTTCGGAAACTTCGCTGATCCAGACCATCGGCCGCGCCGCCCGTAACGTCGACGGCAAGGTCATCCTTTATGCCGACAATATCACCGGCTCGATGAAGCGGGCGATGGAGGAAACCTCCCGCCGCCGCGAAAAGCAGATGGCCTATAACGCCGAACACGGCATCACGCCGGAATCGGTCAAGGCGAAGATCTCCGATATTCTTGATTCAGTTTATGAGCGTGATCACGTAAGGGCCGATATTTCAGGCGTTTCCGGCAAAGGCTTCGCCGATGGCGGCCATCTGGTCGGCAACAATCTGCAGTCCCATCTCAACGCGCTGGAAAAATCCATGCGCGATGCCGCAGCCGATCTGGACTTCGAAAAAGCCGCCCGCCTGCGCGACGAAATCAAGCGCCTCAAGGCCACCGAACTCGCCGTCATGGACGACCCGATGGCGAAGGAAGAGGCGAAATCGCTTGAGGGTGGCGGCAGAAGCAAGAAAAAAGAAACGAGCGCCCGCAACGGGTCGATCTCGCCTCTTGCGGGAGATATATCCGGCGGGACAGAGGACGGTGCCGCTTCCGCAAACGAAAGTGGAAAATCTCTCTTCGCCAAACCTTCGCTGGACGAAATGGGTCCCGGCTCGGACACGGGCAAGCCGCTGTTCCGCAGGAACACGCTGGACGAGATGACCGTTGGCCGCACCGAGAAGCCGGTGCGTGGCGAAGTTCCCGGCAAACCCGAGACGGAAACCGGCAAACGTTTCTCACCGCTCATGGAAGGCCAGCCTGAGCGAACCAAGGACGATCCCCGCCCCCTCGTGCGCGGCAAGATCGGAGCGGGTTCCTATGAGGATGCCGGCGAACAGAAGCGCAAAAGCCGGACGAAGGGGAAGACGGGGCGTCCCGGTCGCTGA
- a CDS encoding alpha/beta hydrolase, translating to MHRKNLAALCLVFFSSPVLAGQIEDATFHSAALNAPLPVNIYRPDGTPPENGWPVLYLLHGHDGDQNSWRDLGNIEKTLDTLIAAGAIRPLVIVMPGVKNSWYVDSAAVGGPGDYETALTGDLRHQVEKTLPVRKDREGRAIAGLSMGGFGALHLAYGHEDLYGAVASLSGAIWQNVPASDLDKTPAELKLIQDSAFFHRVDRTTVTSGIVLPSTGDHFSGAFGTPFDASLFNEKNVFTLVAQHVAESQDLPATYLTVGDDDGFFLWRGAIALHETLQADNRKSQLRITDGDHVWSVWKVSIIDALKFIDGEWDKATDVGKD from the coding sequence ATGCATCGAAAAAATCTGGCGGCCTTATGCCTCGTCTTTTTCTCAAGCCCAGTCCTTGCCGGGCAGATTGAGGACGCCACCTTCCACAGCGCCGCCCTGAACGCACCGCTGCCCGTCAACATCTACCGACCGGATGGCACGCCGCCGGAAAACGGCTGGCCGGTGCTTTATCTCCTGCACGGCCATGATGGTGACCAGAACAGCTGGCGAGACCTCGGCAATATCGAAAAGACGCTGGACACGCTGATTGCGGCTGGCGCCATCCGCCCGCTGGTTATCGTCATGCCAGGCGTTAAAAACAGTTGGTACGTGGATTCGGCCGCTGTCGGTGGTCCCGGCGATTACGAGACGGCCCTGACGGGCGATCTGCGCCATCAGGTGGAAAAAACGCTGCCGGTGCGAAAAGATCGCGAAGGGCGTGCCATCGCCGGGCTGTCCATGGGCGGTTTCGGCGCATTGCATCTGGCTTATGGCCACGAAGACCTCTATGGCGCAGTCGCCAGTCTGTCCGGCGCGATCTGGCAGAACGTGCCCGCCTCCGATCTCGACAAAACGCCCGCGGAACTCAAGCTCATTCAGGACAGCGCCTTCTTCCACCGCGTCGACCGCACTACCGTCACCAGCGGCATCGTGCTGCCCTCCACCGGCGATCACTTCTCCGGCGCCTTCGGCACGCCCTTCGATGCGAGTCTCTTCAATGAGAAGAACGTCTTCACCCTTGTTGCACAGCACGTCGCCGAAAGCCAAGACTTGCCCGCCACCTATCTGACAGTTGGCGACGACGACGGCTTCTTCCTCTGGCGCGGCGCCATCGCCCTGCACGAAACGCTTCAGGCCGACAATCGCAAATCCCAATTGCGGATCACCGATGGCGATCACGTCTGGTCAGTGTGGAAAGTGTCAATTATCGACGCGCTGAAGTTCATCGATGGGGAATGGGACAAGGCAACGGACGTTGGGAAAGATTGA
- a CDS encoding DUF1801 domain-containing protein: MAKNTDSKDAEEIASSVLIDRKIAELGDWRGETLARIRALIRKADPDVTEEVKWRGVPVWEHAGIICTGETYKTAVKMTFAKGASLEDPAGLFNSSLEGNTRRAIDFHERDEIDVEALVALIRAAVALNVAGKAGKKRTGNKAG, from the coding sequence ATGGCAAAAAACACTGACAGCAAGGATGCGGAGGAGATTGCATCGTCGGTTCTCATCGATCGAAAGATCGCGGAGCTTGGCGACTGGCGTGGCGAGACGCTTGCGCGCATCCGGGCGCTGATAAGGAAGGCCGATCCGGATGTGACGGAGGAGGTGAAATGGCGCGGCGTGCCCGTCTGGGAACATGCCGGTATCATCTGCACGGGCGAAACCTACAAGACAGCCGTGAAGATGACGTTTGCGAAGGGCGCATCGCTTGAAGACCCGGCCGGCCTGTTCAATTCGAGCCTTGAGGGCAATACGCGACGCGCCATCGACTTTCACGAGCGAGATGAGATCGACGTGGAGGCACTGGTGGCGCTGATCCGCGCGGCGGTGGCGTTAAATGTCGCGGGGAAGGCTGGAAAGAAACGCACGGGGAATAAGGCTGGGTAA
- a CDS encoding PRC-barrel domain-containing protein, with protein sequence MKINVIALAAAAALSSSVAFAQTAATAPAVGADATLSGPGITMGTKANGPLKFVNVQKTDLTASQLDGLDIYNAQNENIGEIEDVVIGDGKSVIGLVASVGGFLGIDKSYVVLDPASVAVHNDNGTWKAYVDTTKEALQNAPKLDYDKLDD encoded by the coding sequence ATGAAAATCAACGTCATCGCTCTCGCTGCCGCAGCAGCCCTCTCCTCTTCCGTGGCTTTTGCCCAGACGGCTGCGACTGCGCCTGCTGTTGGCGCCGATGCGACTTTGTCCGGTCCCGGCATCACCATGGGCACCAAGGCTAACGGCCCGCTGAAGTTCGTCAATGTCCAGAAAACCGACCTCACCGCCTCCCAGCTCGACGGTCTGGATATCTATAACGCCCAGAACGAAAACATCGGCGAAATCGAGGATGTCGTCATCGGCGATGGCAAATCGGTGATCGGCCTCGTTGCCAGCGTCGGCGGTTTCCTCGGCATCGACAAGAGCTATGTGGTGCTCGACCCGGCCTCGGTTGCAGTGCACAACGACAACGGCACCTGGAAGGCCTATGTCGATACCACCAAGGAAGCGCTGCAGAACGCACCGAAGCTCGACTACGACAAGCTGGACGACTGA
- a CDS encoding DUF922 domain-containing Zn-dependent protease: MTILLSTLPLSAQSAGWKPAEQIKTYAISGDTGGALYQSIGERGPTAGVQAIAHTTFKLTWRRDYRPQPDGACVLATAKPNLTIIYTWPKAPARLPPAVAASWKTFISGVETHERVHGEHILDMVQKIEAFSTGLRAENDPKCQKVRVVLQQRLGELSNEQRQRGRDFDRDELSPGGRVHQLILALVNGP, encoded by the coding sequence ATGACGATATTGCTGAGCACCCTTCCGCTATCAGCACAGTCAGCCGGCTGGAAACCAGCCGAGCAGATAAAAACCTATGCGATCAGCGGTGATACGGGCGGAGCGCTTTACCAGTCCATAGGCGAGCGTGGCCCGACTGCCGGTGTGCAGGCCATCGCCCACACCACCTTCAAGCTGACATGGCGGCGCGATTATCGTCCGCAACCGGACGGTGCCTGCGTACTGGCCACCGCCAAGCCAAATCTCACAATCATCTATACCTGGCCGAAAGCGCCGGCCAGATTGCCGCCCGCGGTCGCCGCCAGCTGGAAAACCTTTATTTCCGGTGTGGAAACCCATGAGCGCGTTCATGGCGAGCACATTCTCGACATGGTGCAGAAGATCGAGGCATTCAGCACCGGTCTGAGAGCGGAAAACGATCCGAAATGCCAGAAAGTGCGCGTTGTCCTTCAACAGCGGCTTGGTGAGCTATCCAACGAGCAGCGCCAACGCGGACGCGATTTCGACCGGGACGAGCTTTCGCCCGGTGGCCGCGTGCATCAGCTCATTCTGGCGCTCGTCAACGGTCCCTGA
- a CDS encoding J domain-containing protein: MIDPYVLLGVERDADEAAIKSAYRKVAKAAHPDSGGDTDQFARLQTAYELLKDPVRRKVFDDTGYDPQLADAKDLKGLLMLETLVNEFILDEREPGSFDPVAAMRRKLTDDILKSRFHILELERHRTRVRKHMDRLGRKPETDVLSSMLRARSQSIAEAIRNAEAQIEAIEQAYTMLEGYSYELESISLSEPLLKGEAAE, from the coding sequence GTGATCGATCCCTATGTTTTGCTTGGCGTGGAGCGTGATGCCGACGAGGCGGCGATCAAGTCCGCTTACCGGAAGGTGGCGAAAGCCGCCCATCCCGACAGCGGGGGTGATACCGACCAATTCGCACGCCTGCAAACCGCTTACGAGCTTTTGAAGGATCCGGTGCGCCGCAAGGTGTTCGACGATACCGGTTACGATCCGCAGCTTGCCGATGCCAAGGACCTCAAAGGGCTGCTGATGCTGGAAACTCTGGTCAACGAATTCATTCTGGACGAGCGCGAGCCCGGCAGCTTCGACCCAGTGGCCGCCATGCGCCGCAAGCTGACCGACGATATCCTGAAAAGCCGCTTTCACATTCTGGAACTGGAGCGTCACCGCACGCGAGTGCGCAAACATATGGACCGGCTGGGCAGAAAGCCGGAGACCGATGTTTTGAGTTCCATGTTGCGTGCGCGCAGCCAGTCCATCGCCGAAGCCATCCGCAATGCGGAAGCGCAGATAGAGGCGATCGAGCAGGCCTATACGATGCTGGAAGGCTATTCCTACGAGCTGGAGAGCATATCGCTCTCCGAACCGCTGCTGAAAGGCGAGGCGGCGGAATAG
- a CDS encoding nuclear transport factor 2 family protein: MPQTITQTVTDYVHAMAYADEGLMRDVFDPRASIVGTFQGETEWLSLEDFAEQIRKSERGLPDHDPVFEILGIDKEGDSASVKLTTSFDGMDFSEYLSLLERDGNWAIVHKLYHIKP; this comes from the coding sequence ATGCCGCAAACCATTACCCAGACAGTGACGGATTATGTGCACGCCATGGCCTATGCGGATGAGGGCCTGATGCGTGATGTTTTCGATCCGCGCGCCAGCATCGTCGGGACGTTCCAGGGTGAAACGGAATGGCTTTCACTGGAGGACTTCGCCGAGCAGATACGGAAAAGCGAACGCGGCCTGCCCGATCACGACCCCGTCTTCGAAATCCTCGGCATCGACAAGGAAGGCGACAGCGCGTCCGTGAAGCTGACGACGAGTTTCGACGGCATGGATTTTAGCGAATACTTGTCCTTGCTGGAGCGCGACGGCAACTGGGCAATCGTGCACAAGCTATATCACATCAAGCCATAG
- a CDS encoding GGDEF domain-containing protein — MRASIQKIQLTGTIVIAVSSILLATLAALPSVSSYLRYRTNAQQLSRFETALQSAWLVSAERGPANNLMGASSPDAKLVQELAAARKATDDKLVELENSFAAEIRAQPELAKSLVDTRRKLAQSREAVDQVAALPESARSYTAMSNAIFAMFKAADSVNMLRGKTARAIIKVTPNVAIDIAMTGTAGVMRDRIGRLGSYVVMSLRANRQDRLSLRAKFDTEIQSLTLLKSSLTNYTAAYLSTPRVDAAFHDIEIFYFGQALPYAQNTIAMVVPSAQPSVREFSENYIKGMRSSSTLRDLILAETRARIERNKEQALIYGGTSLLLALIAVLVLLRLASVYRTALFRPMQSVQTQIAAIAAGDLSGALYQDKAAPEVKKMFKELDFLREQLRQKEEMEKQQSALAEQLRTLSETDALTGVSNRRALEKTVRAILSGEEQLQALGVMIVDIDHFKSINDRYGHAMGDLALQKTATLLRGALRKNDILARYGGEEFVVVLQDVSHATATATADRLRRLIEAQIIDEQSGLSLTASFGVVWQEARAINSWDELIAIADDRLYEAKRAGRNRVWATYFPKVANG, encoded by the coding sequence ATGCGCGCAAGCATACAGAAAATCCAACTAACCGGTACGATCGTCATAGCGGTAAGTTCCATCTTGTTGGCAACCCTTGCCGCCCTGCCGAGCGTTTCCAGTTACTTACGCTACCGGACCAATGCGCAGCAACTCAGCCGCTTCGAAACAGCCCTCCAGTCCGCATGGCTGGTATCGGCCGAGCGTGGTCCTGCCAATAATTTGATGGGCGCGTCTTCCCCCGATGCAAAACTGGTCCAGGAGCTGGCCGCAGCGCGCAAGGCGACGGACGACAAGCTGGTGGAACTCGAAAACTCTTTTGCCGCGGAAATCAGGGCGCAGCCAGAATTGGCAAAATCGCTGGTCGATACACGCCGAAAACTGGCGCAATCCCGAGAAGCGGTCGATCAGGTTGCTGCACTTCCGGAATCCGCGCGCAGCTACACGGCGATGTCCAACGCAATTTTTGCGATGTTCAAGGCGGCGGACAGCGTCAACATGCTGCGTGGCAAGACCGCTCGCGCGATTATCAAGGTAACGCCCAATGTAGCGATCGACATCGCCATGACCGGCACGGCCGGAGTGATGCGGGACCGGATCGGTCGCCTCGGTTCCTACGTGGTCATGAGCCTGCGGGCGAACAGGCAGGACAGGCTGAGCCTCCGCGCCAAATTCGACACGGAAATACAGAGCCTCACACTGCTGAAATCGTCGCTGACGAACTACACCGCCGCTTACCTGTCCACACCACGCGTCGATGCAGCGTTTCACGATATTGAAATCTTCTATTTCGGCCAGGCACTTCCCTATGCGCAGAATACGATTGCGATGGTGGTGCCGTCCGCGCAGCCAAGCGTTCGCGAATTCTCCGAAAACTACATCAAGGGCATGCGTTCCTCGAGCACGTTGCGCGACCTTATTCTCGCCGAAACACGGGCAAGGATAGAAAGGAACAAGGAACAGGCGTTGATCTATGGTGGAACGTCTCTCCTCCTCGCTCTCATCGCGGTTCTGGTATTGCTGCGGCTTGCATCGGTTTACAGAACGGCACTGTTCCGCCCCATGCAATCCGTCCAGACGCAGATCGCCGCAATCGCCGCTGGCGATCTTTCAGGAGCCCTGTATCAGGACAAGGCTGCTCCGGAAGTGAAGAAAATGTTCAAGGAACTGGATTTCCTGCGCGAGCAGCTTCGCCAGAAGGAAGAAATGGAAAAGCAGCAGTCCGCGCTGGCCGAACAATTACGCACGCTTTCAGAAACAGATGCCTTGACCGGTGTGTCCAATCGCCGTGCGTTGGAAAAGACCGTTCGTGCCATATTGAGCGGCGAGGAGCAGTTGCAGGCGCTTGGCGTGATGATTGTCGACATCGACCACTTCAAATCCATCAACGACCGTTATGGCCATGCCATGGGCGACCTCGCGCTACAGAAGACAGCGACTCTTTTAAGAGGCGCCCTCCGTAAAAACGATATTCTGGCGCGCTATGGCGGCGAGGAATTCGTGGTCGTGTTGCAGGATGTCAGCCACGCGACGGCGACCGCCACCGCCGACCGCCTGCGCCGGCTGATTGAAGCCCAGATCATTGATGAACAAAGCGGGCTGTCACTGACGGCAAGTTTCGGCGTGGTCTGGCAGGAGGCACGGGCGATCAACAGCTGGGACGAGCTGATCGCAATTGCCGACGACCGACTTTATGAGGCCAAGCGTGCGGGCCGCAACCGGGTGTGGGCGACCTACTTCCCCAAGGTTGCCAACGGCTAG
- a CDS encoding endonuclease/exonuclease/phosphatase family protein, which produces MSLRLATFNIENLLTRFDFTGFRNQTRRDRAIQLFDIRDEATYQALESARAVSSTDDTRQLSALAIADADADILCLQEVDNMAALQAFEYGYLYRMVGNGYLQKYLVEGNDSRGIDVAVVMREQTRDGDKIEVIDIKSHAALTYRNLDLFNPALAATNQIDDKIFKRDCLEIDLRIGGKPLTLYVTHFKSMTNARDAIDARLATMPIREAEAMAVRRIIENRWGANNTRNKNFAICGDMNDYQERISISGDRRSGYSFTPLEEERSALDIFTADDFVTNPMSRRDVMDRWTLYHSRGPQEQHLCQLDYIWLSPHLAQINATRVPEIIRAGQPYRTVFPPGQEVDRYPRTGWDRPKASDHCPVVMTLDLI; this is translated from the coding sequence ATGTCGCTTCGGCTCGCCACCTTCAATATCGAAAATCTTCTCACCCGTTTCGACTTTACCGGTTTTCGCAACCAGACGCGGCGCGACAGGGCGATCCAGCTTTTCGATATCAGGGACGAGGCAACCTATCAGGCGCTGGAAAGTGCGCGGGCAGTCTCTTCCACAGACGATACGCGGCAACTTTCGGCGCTGGCCATTGCGGATGCGGATGCCGACATTCTCTGCCTGCAGGAAGTCGACAACATGGCTGCCCTGCAGGCTTTCGAATATGGCTATCTCTACCGCATGGTCGGCAACGGCTATCTGCAGAAATATCTGGTCGAGGGCAATGACAGTCGCGGCATCGATGTCGCCGTCGTCATGCGCGAGCAGACCCGAGACGGCGACAAGATCGAGGTCATCGACATCAAGAGCCACGCCGCGCTAACCTACCGCAATCTCGATCTCTTCAATCCCGCACTTGCCGCGACCAACCAGATAGACGACAAGATTTTCAAACGCGATTGTCTGGAAATCGATCTGAGGATCGGCGGCAAACCGCTGACGCTTTACGTCACGCATTTCAAATCCATGACCAATGCCCGTGACGCCATAGATGCCCGGCTCGCCACCATGCCGATTCGCGAGGCGGAAGCCATGGCCGTTCGCCGCATCATCGAAAACCGCTGGGGCGCAAACAATACCCGCAACAAGAATTTTGCCATCTGCGGCGACATGAATGATTATCAGGAACGCATTTCGATTTCCGGCGACCGGCGCAGCGGCTACAGCTTTACGCCGTTGGAAGAGGAGCGGAGCGCGCTCGATATCTTCACGGCGGATGATTTTGTGACCAATCCGATGTCGCGCCGTGACGTCATGGATCGCTGGACGCTCTATCATTCGCGCGGGCCACAGGAACAGCATCTCTGCCAGCTCGATTATATCTGGCTTTCCCCGCATCTTGCGCAGATCAATGCGACAAGGGTTCCCGAAATCATCCGCGCTGGCCAGCCTTACAGGACGGTCTTTCCGCCGGGGCAGGAGGTGGATCGTTATCCGCGCACCGGCTGGGACCGCCCCAAGGCTTCCGACCATTGCCCTGTCGTTATGACGCTCGATCTGATCTGA
- a CDS encoding ABC transporter ATP-binding protein: MAKLILNRLTKSFGAGSKPAVDDVSLTVREGGFLALLGPSGCGKTTVLRMIAGFEQPTDGSILLGERVLADAGSMVPPERRNMAMVFQSYALWPHMSVADNAGYPLKVRGISGEKYREKVAQALAAVRLEGFADRRPAQLSGGQRQRVALARCLVTEPDVVLLDEPLANLDRHLRQEMEETFREFHIRSGATMIYVTHDQAEAMALATDVAVMSQGKLLQVAPPAELYARPEGRLVGSLVGQGAILSVPVPEGSSRDIDWDALRTAMDNGGQLPRADILVRPQDVVRDADGITCTVTSVLYEGERYALRLDLPDGQALRAYSRESVAVGDQLPVAIRAAWRL; encoded by the coding sequence TTGGCGAAACTGATCCTCAATCGTCTGACGAAAAGCTTTGGGGCCGGGTCGAAACCCGCCGTTGACGACGTCTCGCTCACGGTGCGTGAGGGAGGTTTCCTCGCGTTGCTTGGGCCTTCCGGCTGCGGCAAGACGACGGTGTTGCGCATGATCGCCGGTTTCGAGCAACCGACTGATGGCTCCATCCTGCTCGGCGAGCGGGTGCTGGCCGATGCAGGCAGCATGGTGCCGCCGGAGCGGCGCAACATGGCGATGGTGTTCCAGTCCTATGCGCTCTGGCCGCACATGTCGGTTGCCGACAATGCCGGCTATCCCCTGAAGGTTCGCGGCATTTCCGGCGAGAAATATCGCGAGAAGGTGGCCCAAGCGCTGGCAGCCGTACGCCTTGAAGGCTTTGCGGACCGCCGTCCCGCCCAGCTTTCCGGTGGCCAGCGGCAGCGCGTGGCGCTGGCTCGCTGCCTCGTCACTGAACCCGATGTGGTGCTGCTCGACGAGCCGCTCGCCAATCTCGACCGGCATTTGCGGCAGGAGATGGAGGAGACCTTTCGCGAGTTCCACATCCGCTCCGGCGCGACGATGATCTATGTCACCCACGATCAGGCGGAAGCCATGGCGCTGGCAACCGATGTCGCCGTCATGTCTCAGGGCAAGCTGCTTCAGGTCGCGCCACCCGCCGAGCTTTATGCACGACCCGAGGGGCGTCTTGTCGGCTCGCTGGTGGGGCAGGGCGCCATTCTCTCCGTGCCGGTGCCGGAAGGTTCTTCGCGGGATATTGACTGGGACGCGCTCCGCACAGCGATGGATAACGGTGGGCAATTACCACGGGCGGATATTCTCGTGCGGCCGCAGGACGTGGTGCGGGATGCGGATGGAATCACCTGCACCGTGACCTCGGTTCTCTACGAGGGCGAGCGTTATGCCCTGCGTCTCGACCTGCCGGACGGGCAGGCGCTTCGGGCTTATTCTCGAGAATCGGTTGCGGTCGGTGACCAGCTGCCGGTTGCGATTCGTGCGGCGTGGCGTCTTTAG